In Ruminococcaceae bacterium BL-4, one DNA window encodes the following:
- a CDS encoding conserved protein of unknown function (Evidence 4 : Unknown function but conserved in other organisms), giving the protein MMKTINNRSEEDHFKTLSDFKKCMRFHDEVVLEWHSEQYGIFWDGSRYCIAKIDGSCEKWCNTADDVLEYMVGKDRLRDVIMKVSVIDRTI; this is encoded by the coding sequence ATGATGAAAACAATTAATAATAGGTCGGAAGAAGATCATTTTAAAACACTCAGTGATTTTAAAAAATGTATGCGGTTTCACGATGAAGTCGTTTTGGAATGGCATTCTGAACAATATGGGATTTTTTGGGACGGAAGCCGCTATTGTATTGCCAAAATAGATGGCTCATGTGAAAAATGGTGTAACACCGCCGACGACGTGTTGGAATACATGGTTGGCAAAGACCGGCTTCGTGATGTTATTATGAAAGTTTCAGTGATAGACCGTACTATTTAA
- a CDS encoding TetR family transcriptional regulator gives MSTKRSLDSQTILNAAAELAEEKGLENVSLLQIAEKLGVKSPSLYNHLSGLQELSMGIANLAINRLEDAIRSAAIGRSKEDALLSIASAYRKFAKENPELYKAILRFPHYNDSDIQEAGHSVVRILYQVMEPYHYSKEDTIHFVRGFRSALHGFISLEEAGFFQSDEANVDKSYKQLVLCLISALSEGDA, from the coding sequence ATGAGCACAAAAAGAAGTTTGGATTCACAAACAATTTTGAATGCTGCGGCAGAACTTGCAGAAGAAAAGGGCCTTGAGAATGTTTCTTTACTCCAGATTGCGGAAAAATTGGGAGTAAAATCACCGTCTCTATATAATCATTTAAGTGGATTGCAAGAACTTTCGATGGGGATTGCAAATTTAGCAATTAACAGACTTGAAGATGCAATCCGCAGTGCAGCAATCGGTCGGTCAAAAGAAGATGCTCTGCTATCAATTGCCTCAGCATATCGTAAATTTGCAAAAGAAAATCCGGAACTTTATAAAGCAATTTTAAGATTTCCTCATTATAACGACAGCGATATTCAGGAGGCGGGGCATTCCGTTGTTCGTATTTTGTATCAAGTGATGGAACCATATCATTATAGCAAGGAAGATACCATTCATTTTGTTCGTGGATTCCGCAGCGCACTTCATGGCTTTATTTCGCTGGAAGAGGCCGGATTTTTTCAAAGTGATGAGGCTAATGTGGATAAAAGCTATAAACAGCTTGTTTTATGTCTAATATCCGCTTTAAGCGAAGGAGATGCTTAG
- a CDS encoding putative membrane transporter protein (Evidence 3 : Putative function from multiple computational evidences) gives MFQYIALPVVGFVVGLLIISLGGGGGAVYVGILTVFFNIPPAIAASTSLATTIPTTAVGTFSHWKAGNVNWHFGVTMLIGGVVGSIVGSLCSGFLQQNLYNKLTGIILLLLAVQMLVSYIKNKRKKEDGQDVSQLHKKSNTIKAVCFGLLGGIMSGLVGLSGGGPIIAGLMLLGCQALETVGTSVLVLFGIAVTGFITHLGIGSIDWQLVGLLTIGTICGAFVGPLLLKKIDKKKLEKILQPVLFMMIVVMGGIEIFK, from the coding sequence ATGTTTCAATATATTGCATTACCCGTTGTAGGATTTGTGGTTGGGCTACTGATTATTTCGCTTGGTGGAGGTGGAGGAGCTGTTTATGTAGGAATATTAACGGTTTTCTTTAATATTCCGCCTGCCATTGCGGCATCTACTTCACTTGCCACCACGATTCCTACGACAGCAGTAGGAACGTTCAGCCATTGGAAAGCTGGAAATGTAAACTGGCACTTTGGAGTTACAATGTTAATTGGCGGCGTGGTTGGGTCTATTGTAGGTTCCCTATGTTCAGGATTTTTGCAGCAGAACCTGTATAATAAATTGACCGGAATTATTCTGCTGTTACTGGCAGTACAAATGCTTGTCTCATATATAAAGAATAAGCGAAAAAAAGAAGATGGGCAGGACGTCAGTCAACTCCATAAGAAATCCAACACTATAAAAGCCGTTTGTTTTGGTCTGCTTGGTGGAATTATGTCTGGGCTTGTTGGTCTTAGCGGAGGTGGCCCTATTATCGCAGGACTTATGCTTCTTGGATGTCAGGCCCTTGAAACCGTAGGGACTTCAGTGCTCGTGCTGTTTGGCATAGCAGTTACTGGTTTTATCACGCATCTTGGAATAGGAAGTATCGATTGGCAACTCGTAGGATTGTTGACGATTGGTACAATTTGTGGTGCTTTTGTTGGCCCTCTTCTTCTCAAGAAGATAGACAAGAAAAAGTTAGAGAAAATTCTTCAGCCCGTGCTTTTTATGATGATCGTTGTAATGGGTGGAATAGAAATATTTAAATAG